The Candidatus Hydrogenedens sp. genome includes a region encoding these proteins:
- a CDS encoding PHP domain-containing protein: protein MDFNYVNEETLLNHFDVSVRNDTIRSLLEKYQQKSTDISFRLFNLHCHSFFSYNGYGLSPTALVWKALQNNFYALGLVDFDVLDGVEEFLTSCNLCKIKGCAGFETRIFVPQFAKHEINSPGEPGISYHIGMGFITQKVKKINVLNKLKKIAQNRIQIMIERVNNYLSPLTINYEKEVLPLTPAGNPTERHLCTAYYEKSKQQFPDEKEFVHFWSEKIKISEADIEKIITNPVEFQNLLRAKLMKAGGPGYVLAKVENFPTLIEVNEFILANGAIPTFAWLDGTSSGEQNIEELLNIMIASGVYAVNIIPDRNWNIKNPEQKQIKLKNLDNFISLARELFLPIFIGTELNAPGQKFVDNLDTPELKPYYQLFLDGAHIAYAHTILEKTAGMGFTSYWSRNYFASNKERYEFFKEIGERMTPVL, encoded by the coding sequence ATGGATTTTAATTATGTAAATGAAGAAACTTTACTAAATCATTTTGACGTATCCGTTCGCAATGATACTATTCGTTCTCTATTAGAAAAATATCAACAAAAATCCACGGATATATCTTTTCGCCTTTTTAACCTTCATTGTCATAGTTTCTTTTCTTATAATGGATATGGGCTTTCTCCAACTGCATTAGTTTGGAAAGCTTTGCAAAATAATTTTTATGCATTAGGACTTGTAGACTTTGATGTTTTGGATGGTGTGGAAGAATTTTTGACTTCGTGCAATCTATGTAAAATAAAAGGTTGTGCTGGTTTTGAAACACGAATTTTCGTCCCACAATTTGCAAAACATGAAATTAACTCCCCAGGGGAACCCGGTATAAGTTATCATATAGGCATGGGCTTTATTACTCAAAAAGTAAAAAAGATAAATGTTCTGAATAAACTAAAAAAAATTGCCCAGAACCGTATCCAGATAATGATTGAACGGGTAAATAATTATTTATCTCCCCTTACTATAAATTATGAAAAAGAAGTGCTTCCTTTAACACCCGCAGGAAATCCGACAGAAAGACATCTATGCACAGCCTACTATGAAAAAAGCAAACAACAATTCCCTGATGAAAAAGAGTTTGTTCATTTTTGGTCAGAAAAAATTAAAATTTCAGAGGCTGATATAGAAAAAATAATTACAAATCCCGTTGAATTTCAAAATCTTTTACGAGCCAAACTTATGAAAGCAGGAGGACCCGGGTATGTCTTGGCAAAAGTAGAAAATTTTCCCACTCTTATAGAAGTAAATGAATTTATTTTAGCAAACGGAGCAATTCCTACTTTTGCATGGCTTGATGGTACCAGTTCCGGTGAGCAAAATATTGAAGAATTATTAAATATAATGATTGCTTCGGGTGTATATGCTGTTAATATTATTCCTGACCGCAACTGGAATATAAAAAATCCTGAACAAAAACAAATCAAATTGAAAAATCTTGATAATTTTATTTCACTTGCTCGTGAATTATTTTTACCTATATTTATTGGTACGGAACTGAATGCACCAGGACAAAAGTTTGTAGATAACCTTGATACCCCCGAACTTAAACCTTATTATCAATTATTTTTAGACGGGGCACATATTGCTTACGCTCATACTATCCTTGAAAAAACTGCAGGTATGGGCTTTACAAGTTACTGGTCACGAAATTATTTTGCGAGCAACAAAGAACGCTATGAGTTTTTTAAAGAAATTGGGGAACGAATGACCCCTGTTCTATAA
- a CDS encoding DUF3810 family protein: MSSNPPFSPTKQNRIRKRSILPWLIGILFWGIFLLWYQYTPSQDTIEFFYSCGLYRANTLIFSLIQQTTTHSLALWFVPLSILLFILLGIANWIYVCKKQNKSHFWGIFWFVKWTFILSGFLLVAYLFLWGAGYQRKPIEAKLNLEMVKPEENEIRQIMGELLVIINKNNLPREQRNPEQSIQKISKSMQKIISDWDNVPIYLPIRVRKTPPGLFLFNSTSGMCFPFTLEPHVDGALPPHAFVSTSAHELAHIAGICGEAEASFVGYVSALNTDDPFARYSVALDIYERLASFLPGEERKKALEQLPTEAQQDLKEEREIVNKYRVKWFSEISWKAYDKYLKTQGVKEGVRDYGRATNLLIAGIRKGIIQLPKLPEITPSNTEEIISPQEEPLEQLEETPEQIETTPEKSGTEKPNT, encoded by the coding sequence ATGAGTTCCAATCCTCCATTCTCACCTACGAAACAAAACAGAATTCGGAAAAGAAGCATTCTACCCTGGCTTATTGGAATTTTATTCTGGGGAATTTTTCTCCTCTGGTATCAATACACGCCCAGCCAGGATACCATAGAATTCTTTTATTCCTGCGGTTTGTATCGCGCAAATACGCTTATTTTCTCTCTTATACAGCAAACTACAACACATTCTCTTGCTCTCTGGTTTGTTCCATTGTCCATTCTTCTCTTTATTTTATTAGGAATTGCAAACTGGATTTATGTCTGTAAAAAACAAAATAAATCTCACTTCTGGGGAATATTTTGGTTTGTAAAATGGACATTTATCTTGAGTGGTTTTCTACTTGTAGCCTATCTATTTCTTTGGGGAGCCGGTTATCAACGCAAACCTATTGAAGCAAAATTAAACCTTGAAATGGTTAAACCTGAAGAAAACGAAATAAGACAAATCATGGGAGAATTACTCGTCATCATTAATAAAAACAATCTACCTCGAGAACAAAGAAACCCAGAACAAAGTATTCAAAAAATTTCTAAATCTATGCAAAAAATCATCTCGGACTGGGACAATGTTCCTATTTATCTCCCTATAAGAGTACGAAAAACTCCGCCCGGACTTTTCCTTTTTAATAGTACTTCGGGCATGTGTTTCCCATTCACATTAGAACCTCATGTAGACGGGGCTCTCCCCCCTCACGCCTTTGTTTCTACTTCTGCACATGAATTAGCTCATATTGCCGGTATCTGTGGTGAAGCGGAAGCCAGTTTTGTAGGTTATGTAAGTGCTTTAAATACCGATGACCCCTTTGCCCGTTATTCCGTCGCTTTAGATATTTACGAACGGCTTGCTTCCTTTCTACCGGGAGAGGAGCGGAAAAAAGCCTTAGAACAATTACCAACGGAGGCTCAACAAGACTTAAAAGAAGAACGAGAAATTGTGAATAAATATCGGGTTAAATGGTTTTCCGAAATATCCTGGAAAGCCTACGATAAGTACTTAAAAACGCAAGGTGTCAAAGAAGGTGTTCGTGATTACGGAAGAGCCACAAATCTCCTGATAGCAGGAATACGAAAGGGAATTATTCAATTACCTAAACTTCCCGAAATCACCCCTTCCAACACAGAAGAAATTATTTCGCCTCAAGAAGAACCCTTAGAACAATTAGAAGAAACACCTGAACAAATAGAAACAACACCCGAAAAATCAGGAACAGAGAAGCCTAACACTTAA
- the purN gene encoding phosphoribosylglycinamide formyltransferase, producing the protein MAINLAVLLSGSGTTLQNLIDRIKSGSLDADIKIVISSKTNAYGLQRAQQNNIPTAIIRPKDYDNFQLFNKSLWNTIRQYPIDLVVLAGYLSLIEVPPDFTHRIMNVHPALIPSFCGKGMYGHHVHEAVIQSGVKITGCTVHFVDEHYDHGPIILQEAVPVLEDDTPETLAERVQAKERELYPMAIQLFAENRLKIEGNKVRILSSK; encoded by the coding sequence ATGGCTATAAATCTTGCCGTTTTGTTATCAGGGAGTGGAACTACCTTACAAAATTTAATTGACCGTATCAAATCAGGGTCTTTAGATGCTGATATTAAAATCGTTATTTCGTCAAAAACAAATGCATACGGTTTGCAACGGGCACAACAAAATAATATCCCTACGGCAATAATTCGACCCAAAGACTATGATAACTTTCAATTGTTTAATAAATCTCTTTGGAACACAATCCGTCAATATCCTATTGACCTTGTGGTCTTAGCCGGTTATTTGTCTTTAATCGAGGTCCCTCCCGATTTCACTCATCGAATTATGAATGTTCACCCCGCATTAATACCTTCTTTTTGTGGAAAAGGAATGTATGGTCATCATGTCCATGAAGCCGTCATACAGTCCGGTGTAAAAATTACAGGATGTACTGTCCATTTTGTAGATGAGCACTATGACCACGGTCCAATCATCCTTCAAGAAGCAGTCCCTGTCCTTGAAGACGATACTCCCGAAACATTAGCAGAACGAGTGCAAGCAAAAGAACGAGAACTCTATCCAATGGCTATTCAATTATTCGCAGAAAACCGACTAAAAATCGAGGGGAACAAAGTTCGAATTCTTTCTTCAAAATAA
- a CDS encoding DUF2804 domain-containing protein, producing the protein MPEKIPLCLTNGKLNPESIRWDSYPFVHTELYKHWGRKKQWMYWAVVSPKGVFATVIANVDYMKIGSVYFAKFNPSQAIEKTKIQFTKKNIYIPPSPYENAQFTNSSMQLEYKTFSNTTVLKAQTKIEGKPFTAEIEMARDISFPTLNVVIPWSATRFQFTSKQLPFPAKGKIQWGNEVFDFDEKETFACLDYGSGKWKYKTDWNWAAGYGQDKKGRKIAVNLGGLWTDGTGQNENGLWIENHFYKIHEEVKFIWNRHNPLDTWSIKTKTSDNINLTFRPFHIRPDSTNLIILKSKVVQCFGNFYGTMKIEEESISIDSSLGWAEEHHALW; encoded by the coding sequence ATGCCAGAAAAAATACCTCTCTGTTTAACAAATGGCAAACTTAATCCCGAATCTATTCGCTGGGATTCATATCCCTTTGTCCATACAGAATTGTATAAACATTGGGGACGAAAAAAACAGTGGATGTATTGGGCTGTGGTTTCTCCTAAAGGAGTTTTTGCTACGGTTATTGCAAATGTTGACTATATGAAAATAGGTTCTGTTTATTTTGCAAAATTTAATCCATCTCAAGCGATAGAAAAAACAAAAATTCAATTTACTAAAAAAAATATTTATATTCCTCCATCCCCTTATGAAAATGCCCAGTTTACCAATTCTTCCATGCAATTAGAATATAAAACCTTTTCGAATACAACTGTTTTGAAAGCCCAAACAAAAATTGAAGGGAAGCCTTTTACTGCTGAAATAGAAATGGCTCGGGATATATCTTTCCCTACTTTGAATGTTGTTATTCCATGGTCAGCCACAAGATTTCAATTTACATCCAAGCAGCTCCCTTTCCCTGCTAAAGGAAAAATTCAATGGGGAAATGAAGTATTTGATTTTGATGAAAAAGAAACTTTTGCATGCCTTGACTATGGTTCGGGTAAGTGGAAATATAAAACGGATTGGAATTGGGCTGCAGGCTACGGACAAGATAAAAAGGGTAGAAAAATAGCCGTAAATTTAGGCGGACTCTGGACAGACGGAACAGGACAAAATGAAAATGGTCTATGGATTGAAAATCATTTCTATAAAATTCATGAAGAAGTAAAATTTATATGGAATCGCCATAATCCATTAGATACATGGAGTATTAAAACCAAAACATCCGATAATATAAACTTAACATTCAGACCCTTCCATATTCGTCCCGATTCGACAAATTTAATTATATTAAAATCCAAAGTAGTCCAGTGCTTTGGAAATTTTTATGGAACTATGAAAATAGAAGAAGAATCTATTTCAATAGATTCTTCATTAGGTTGGGCGGAAGAACATCATGCTTTATGGTAA
- a CDS encoding cyclic nucleotide-binding domain-containing protein yields the protein MRWEKKKIDGAKSTITRFTRTEGSSVQSSNQASAEKTIGVSSSIQSLRQLLQQIGHIPKEKLNEALLESQKTGKFVGEILEEKGLISNDAILSLLIKQCKTPLVSLLSYSIDREILKIIPHEICDKYKILPIDKLGNTITLAMVNPMDIEAIEVAKQYCGGYQIRPILCSYKEFDRVKKRYIPSPKQEYNQEYKTDVSDQQILTDKPTTSTLLPPQEETKEEPIPEAILIDMNSDTLDPEIQEQLEKENALIHTVFTEPISENTTLKTLEKSKDDLSIQDLATSMITSLQGSYELLIRKIKLFNGLTTEEIANIFAHCKQIQLSEGEILFKKGDIGKNLYVLISGEIEIFDEDKHISFLSPGEMLGEMAVITQGKRSASARAVEDSVLLDLNLNVIYRFIPSIVVIKLLTNIIFTLSDRLTSITSKFQQSP from the coding sequence GTGCGTTGGGAAAAGAAAAAAATTGATGGAGCTAAATCCACCATTACGAGATTTACCAGAACAGAAGGGTCTTCTGTTCAATCTTCAAATCAGGCGTCTGCTGAGAAAACTATTGGTGTCTCTTCAAGTATCCAATCACTCCGACAACTACTTCAGCAAATAGGACATATTCCCAAAGAAAAACTTAACGAGGCATTACTTGAATCGCAAAAAACAGGTAAGTTTGTCGGTGAAATACTTGAAGAAAAGGGGCTTATTAGCAATGATGCTATACTCTCATTACTTATCAAACAATGCAAAACTCCTCTGGTCAGTCTTTTAAGTTATTCAATTGACAGAGAAATTCTAAAGATAATACCTCATGAAATATGTGATAAATATAAAATTTTGCCAATTGATAAATTGGGAAATACAATTACCCTTGCAATGGTCAATCCTATGGACATTGAAGCGATAGAAGTAGCAAAACAGTATTGCGGTGGTTATCAGATAAGACCTATTTTATGTTCATATAAAGAATTCGACCGTGTAAAAAAAAGATATATACCTTCTCCGAAACAAGAATATAATCAGGAATATAAAACTGATGTAAGTGACCAACAAATACTCACGGACAAACCAACAACCTCAACATTACTTCCACCTCAGGAAGAAACAAAAGAAGAACCTATCCCTGAAGCCATCTTAATAGATATGAATTCTGATACTCTCGACCCGGAAATACAGGAACAATTGGAAAAAGAAAACGCTCTTATTCATACTGTGTTTACGGAACCTATCTCTGAAAATACAACCTTAAAAACTTTGGAAAAGAGCAAAGATGATTTATCTATTCAAGACCTTGCAACATCCATGATAACCAGTCTACAGGGCTCTTATGAGTTACTTATCAGAAAAATAAAACTCTTTAATGGATTAACTACGGAAGAAATTGCTAATATTTTCGCCCATTGCAAACAGATACAACTAAGTGAAGGGGAAATTCTATTTAAAAAAGGGGATATTGGTAAAAATTTATATGTGCTAATAAGTGGTGAAATAGAGATTTTCGATGAAGATAAACATATAAGCTTCTTATCACCTGGCGAAATGTTAGGCGAAATGGCAGTTATAACTCAAGGGAAACGAAGTGCCAGTGCCCGTGCTGTTGAAGATTCCGTTCTTCTGGATTTAAACTTAAATGTTATATACCGATTTATTCCATCCATTGTTGTTATTAAACTTCTCACAAACATTATCTTTACCCTTAGTGACCGACTAACATCAATTACATCAAAATTTCAACAATCACCCTAA
- a CDS encoding GNAT family N-acetyltransferase: protein MKSRQDNEKILLTTWYLEIFNVPDFPPKTISINNFHIERIEKPPAHFYRYLYDTIGSPWTWWERKLQSDEQLLSEIHNPKVELYVPYIQFLPIGMVELDFREFPQVQLAYFGIFPEYYNKKIGGYLLDWSIRFVFSRGAKRYWLHTCSLDSPNALPAYQKAGFKLYKTVEEYTEHPEIQIQRIYKRNNLNI from the coding sequence ATGAAAAGCAGACAAGATAATGAAAAAATTCTTCTAACTACATGGTATCTTGAAATCTTCAATGTTCCTGATTTCCCACCCAAAACTATTTCTATAAATAATTTTCACATTGAAAGAATAGAAAAGCCTCCAGCACATTTTTACCGATATTTATATGATACCATCGGTTCCCCATGGACTTGGTGGGAACGAAAATTACAATCCGATGAACAACTCTTATCAGAAATACACAATCCCAAAGTAGAACTTTATGTCCCCTATATCCAATTTTTACCTATAGGTATGGTTGAGCTGGATTTTCGTGAGTTTCCTCAAGTTCAACTTGCTTATTTTGGAATTTTTCCAGAATACTACAATAAAAAAATTGGTGGATACCTATTAGATTGGAGTATTCGCTTCGTATTTTCAAGAGGAGCAAAAAGATACTGGTTACATACCTGTTCTTTAGATAGCCCGAATGCACTCCCTGCATACCAAAAAGCAGGTTTTAAACTATATAAAACAGTTGAGGAATACACGGAACATCCAGAAATACAGATACAAAGAATATACAAAAGAAACAACCTTAATATTTAA